A genome region from Mugil cephalus isolate CIBA_MC_2020 chromosome 13, CIBA_Mcephalus_1.1, whole genome shotgun sequence includes the following:
- the LOC125018509 gene encoding forkhead box protein G1-like produces MEDVKDPPTVHRSSSFSIKSLLLPSKCDRQDSVCVTAAASTIVGIPGNLSPSPGSDSERSLDPPEVDSSTVLDPEKPGKEEQGEEEEEDGGGGGGGGDGAKATPEQNTNGNSNGGKNGKYDKPPFSYNALIMMAIRQSPEKRLTLNGIYEFIMKNFPYYREHKQGWQNSIRHNLSLNKCFVKVPRHYDDPGKGNYWMLDPSSDDVFIGGTTGKLRRRSATSRGKLAMKRGLRFAPLGLGINERANNPLYWQISPFLSLHHHHHHHPHYNGSSPGFLNQAAGYGSLLPAVEQLSNGDLGRSLLGGSAAGALGLTNSYGMSSSPVGLLSGQTAGYFVSGSQHASAAAGPPGGGGPPPPPPPPPHLQQSAPGFGGLAASGSPQSLLSDSLRNSSLPAFSPGVSAGFPGVLSHQKRVTPNAFLN; encoded by the coding sequence ATGGAGGATGTGAAGGACCCGCCGACCGTCCACcggtcctcctccttcagcatCAAGAGCCTCCTGCTGCCCTCCAAGTGCGACCGACAGGACTCCGTCTGCGTCACCGCCGCCGCCTCCACCATCGTGGGCATCCCCGGGAACCTCTCACCCTCCCCGGGCTCCGACTCGGAGAGGTCGCTGGATCCGCCGGAGGTGGACTCGTCCACCGTGCTGGACCCGGAGAAACCGGGcaaggaggagcagggggaagaggaggaggaggacggaggaggaggaggcggagggggggACGGCGCCAAGGCGACACCGGAGCAGAACACTAACGGCAACAGCAACGGTGGCAAAAACGGGAAATACGACAAACCTCCGTTCAGCTACAACGCGCTGATCATGATGGCGATCAGACAGAGCCCCGAGAAGCGGCTCACGCTCAACGGCATCTACGAGTTCATCATGAAGAACTTCCCGTACTACCGGGAGCACAAGCAGGGCTGGCAGAACTCCATCCGGCACAACCTCAGCCTCAATAAGTGCTTCGTCAAGGTGCCGCGGCACTACGACGACCCGGGCAAGGGCAACTACTGGATGCTGGACCCGAGCAGCGACGACGTCTTCATCGGCGGGACGACCGGGAAGCTCCGCCGGCGCTCCGCCACCTCCCGGGGCAAACTGGCCATGAAGCGCGGGCTGCGCTTCGCTCCTCTGGGGCTGGGGATTAACGAGCGCGCCAACAACCCGCTGTACTGGCAGATCTCTCCGTTCCTGTccctgcaccaccaccaccaccaccacccgcaCTACAACGGCTCGTCCCCGGGCTTCCTGAACCAGGCTGCGGGCTACGGCTCGCTGCTGCCCGCCGTGGAGCAGCTGAGTAACGGGGACCTGGGGCGCTCGCTCCTCGGCGGCTCCGCGGCCGGAGCGCTGGGTCTGACGAACAGTTACGGGATGAGCTCGTCGCCGGTCGGGCTGCTGTCCGGACAGACTGCCGGCTACTTTGTCTCAGGGAGCCAACACGCGAGCGCAGCGGCGGGGCCGCCGGGAGGGGGGGGgccgccgcctccgccgcctccgcctccgcacCTCCAGCAGAGCGCACCGGGGTTCGGCGGCCTGGCGGCCAGCGGCTCCCCGCAGTCCCTGCTCTCAGACTCCCTCAGAAACAGCTCCCTACCGGCCTTCTCCCCGGGCGTGTCCGCGGGCTTCCCCGGGGTGCTGTCCCATCAAAAGAGGGTGACTCCCAACGCGTTCCTAAACTGA